The nucleotide window ATCGACGGGCTCAAGGTCGAGCCTGGGGACTGGATGTGGATCAACATCACGACGACGAGCGAGTCGAGCGCCATCTTGTAAGTGAAGCGCCCGGGGCGGTAGCGGAGAGTGGCGGCGGGCCTGGGCTGATGCAGGGGCCAGAGAGGTCACCAACCCGCAACAGGAGTACACGATGACGCTGGACATCAGCAACGGGCCGAAGCTATGCCGCGTGGATGCCGAGTGGATCGTGGAGGACTTCTACGACGCAAACGGGCAGGTCGCGTTTGCCAACTTCTCCGACCTGTGGTTCGTCCAGTCCGGGGCCCAGTCGATCGGCGGCAGGAGCATCGGCCTGGACGGTGCCGCCATGGTGCATATCCAGGCGGACGACGGGACCATCCTCTGCTCGGCCGAGCCGTACGACAATGCCAGCTTTGTCATTTCATCTCACAGCTAGGGAGCCGTGGAGGATCAGGAGGGAAGCGGGAAACCTGCGGGGGTAGGCCGGGAGGGAGACGAGTCAGACGACGGCGGTGGAAGGAgttttgggggggggggggggggggcgcCGTGCATGCGCAGGAACTTGGTGATCAGAACTGAGGATGCTTTTGAGGCCAGAGACACAGCGCCCTCGTTAAGGTTGTGATGTCTATGTAGTATAGTGTGGAAGCGGCAGTTCTGCGGAGTTTTGAGGTGCGGAGTTTCGAGGTGCGGCTCAAATTGATGGTTCTGCCGTTCACTTTTTTGCTTGCCCAGCCCGAGCATGGAACCCAAATTGGGCGGATGCTCCACAGAACAGATCTCCTGAGGAACGTGCCGCGGCCGTGCCAGGGACAAGCTTGGCAGTGGCGCACGCCGTCCCGCGATCTGGGAAAGCAGCCGCATCGCAGGGGAGAAAAAGCCGCAGTCGATCCTTATCGAATCATTGCGCGGCCATGTCCACGTGGACCTTTTCCTTCCAGAAGGCCATTTGGGCAGAAACCGGGTTCCAATGACTGCGCAGCTGGTATATTACCTGTGGAGGTTTCTGTGTGCGCCGCCAATTAAGTCATTCATTGATACTTGATGGAATGGGCGAATGCCTGTGCACTCTCTACTACATTGTATTTTCTACAATGCAATGCTCCCGGTGCACTGTTGTACCTCAGGTAACTGTTGTTGTTCAATTGACTCTGCTTGGCCTGTACGGAGTGAATTGGAGTGAATTGTAGATAGGTTGGATTGCAGTCCGGATTTCGTAACGGAAAACAGCCAAGCCACACGTGCCACCCGGCTCGGCTGCCGAAGGCCCGAAAGGACCCTGGACGCTCTGTTGTGCTTGGGTCGATGACGTCTTATCAGCTTTAACTGGTCCATTCACTCCACACCAAAAAAAAAGGTCGAAACCTGCGAAACTCGACGGCCCACCGAAGTGGCGGGACACAACCTATGCACCGCCAAGGATACGAATGCCTGTGCTGGGCTGGGAGAGAGTGGCCTGCGAGCGCCGAGCGAGCCGGCTTTGTCTCCAGCCATTGAATGAAGGCCTGGGCTTTTGGGGCTTTGGCGGGGAGCGCCAGCGGCCGATCCCCCCTCTTCCTACCTACACTACGCTGTACTGCGAAGGTAGCAGGCCGGAGATAGGTATCGAACGTCAACCTCGTCCCGCACCGCACGCCATGGGACACAATGCCAGGCCCAGGGCTCCACTCTCCCGCTTCTGGACCGGGCAGTTCTCCATCCAGCCCCTCTTCACGTAACAAATCCTGCCTTCCCTCTCCACGTCTCCCGACCGTCTTTGTCCCGTGTCCTTTTTGATGCTCCATCCTCATCGATCCTGTGCTCAAGGGCTTGAAGTTGAGCATCGCTCACGCCTTGCCGGCCGTCTGTTGATCTCGCTTCTTGCGCGCTGCCCCTGGCAATTGCTCTCATCAAGGAGGAGCTCTGCAACATCCCCACCCACGTCTCGCCCCGCCCAAGCGGCGAACGGCTGGCATTCCGATTCGAAGATTCGAACCCGGACAGCAGAACACGGATCGCTGGCTTCGATAAAGACGCTTCCGTTGGAGGACTTCGATCGGCGGACTGGCCCAGAGATTTTCAGTGATTATCGCCGCGATGGCGTCGCCGCGACCGCTTCGAGACCCGACTTCGCCAGGCGCTGCTcccgccgagcagcagcaagggTCGGCCCAAGACACCACGGAGCCCCAGCGGCCATTGAAAggcaaggagaagaagagggtaGGGTTTGCAAGCGACAAGGAGCCCCAGGAGAGCAATCTCGGCACGCCCATCCTCATCACACCGAACGAGCCGGAGACGGGCGACCAGCATGGCGATTACTTTAGCTACAGGCCCTCTCCGTCCAGCACCGGGTCCACCCCGCTGCATGCCGAAGACCCTGCGAGGCGAGATTCGTTCGATAAGGACGAACTGTACGCCTCCGTTTCCCAGATGTTGAGCTCGCccagccggccgcgcccggTGCTCCGCAAGTCAACCGGCCTGCCGGCTTCGGCCGACCTGCCCACAGCACCTCACAGATCCGAGGTGGAGGCCAAGAACCGGGCTGATCGGCTGGCTTACTCTGTCGGCACTTCCTCAGTCCCCGTATCGCGGAGGGGCTCCGTGGACTCCGCGGTTGGCGACGCCTTTGACGAGGACTCCCCTCTCGACGGCTCGCCAGCCACCGCGATCCACGACTTTGCGCCTTCCGGAGACCCGGAGGCACTGGAACCGCGCAGGGAGGcccagctcgaggccgaccaCCTCGTGAGGAGACACACGCGCCACAGAAGCCCTCTGATGCAGTCCTTCGTTCCACCCCAGTCCGGATCGGCTACTCCTGTCGAGCACGATGTCGAATACGTTCCGCAGCCGGAAAAGTACAAGGCCGGTATCCTCACAAACCTGCTCAAACTGCGCTTGGGCGACGAGAAGTACGGCTCGCCGTTTCCTAGCGCTCCAAGCACGCCCTCCAGCTCTCCCCcgacgtcgaggtcgagTACGCCACGGCCTCacggtcgccgccggccctgGCGGGCGCAATCATCGAGCACGCTGGCTGGCCTCATGGAGTCCTCTTTTATGTTTGCCGCTCCGGGATCCGGCAAGGACATCTCCGACGCGGTCGAGAAGGTGAAGCACGAGGTGGAGAAGTCCAAGAAGCCGCACAAATCCAAGAGGAAAGTCGACGACGAGTACCGCATCAAGATCCACATCGCCGAGGTACTAAGCCGGCAGACCTACCTGCTCAAGCTGTGCAAGGCCCTGATGACCTACGGCGCGCCAACGCATCGGCTGGAGGCCTACATGAGGATGTCGGCCCGTGTGCTGGCCATCGAAGGCCAGTTTCTGTACCTGCCCGACACCATGATCATCTCGTTTGACGACAGCAACATCCACACGACCGAGGTCAAGATCGTCCGCGCCTCCCAGGGACTCGACTTTGGCCGTTTGCGCGACGTCCACGAGATCTACAAGGAAGTAGTGCACGATCGAATCGGCGTCGATgaggcgacggcgcgctTGAACGAGATCACACGACGCAAGCCCAAGTTCCCCATTTGGCTACGCATCCTTCTGTACGGAGTGGCGTCGGCCACGGTTGCGCCCTTCGGTTTCGAAGGCCGCTACATCGACATGCCCATctgcttcctcctcggcTGCCTGGTGGGATTCCTGCAGCTCTTTCTCTCGCCCTCCAACGAGCTCTACGCCAACGTCTTCGAGATCaccgcggccgtggcgacTTCGTTCCTGGCCCGGGCGTTTGGGTCCATACGGGGCGGAAAGCTGTTTTGCTTCTCGGCGCTCGCACAAGCCTCCATCGCCTTGATTTTGCCTGGCTACATGGTTCTGTGCGCCAGCCTGGAGCTGCAGAGCCACCAGATGATCTCCGGCTCGGTCCGCATGGTTTACGCGCTCATCTACACCCTCTTCCTCGGCTACGGCTTCACCATCGGCTCGGTGATCTACGGGTACATGGACAAGAACGCGGTGAGCGCCGTGCACTGCTCAGTCGGCGACAGCTGGTACACTCAGCGGCCGCCCCAGAATTATTACATCCTCTTCGTCTTGCCCTTCACCCTGTGTCTTTGTGCCATCAACCAGGCAAAGTGGAAACAAACGCCAGGTAGGTACCCGTCCGTGTACGTGCCCCTTTAGGACTTCCGACGCTGACATTGGCCATCGTCTAGTGCAAGTAGCCATCTCGCTCGCCGGCTTCTGCGTCAACAACTTCTCCGCCCGCTTCTTCCAGGGCAACGGCATCGTCCCGAGCTCCCTCGGCGCTCTGACCatcggcgtcctcgccaaCCTCTACtcccgcctcggccgctACTGCCAAAACTACCTCCTCGACATCTGGGAGTACACCATCGAGCCCCGCCTCCATCGCGTCCGCGGTAAACTCCGCCAGCCTCGCCATTCTCCGTACCACAACTGCCCCCCGGCCGGCGACTCCGACGAGACGCTCCCGCACCCCGCCAACAGCAAAGAGGACGAAGACATCGAACTGGGCCGCCGGCCCTCCGCCGGGGCGCGCGCCCGCCAGATCGGCtacggcctcgccgccgccgccatgctgCCCGCCATCTTCGTGCAGGTGCCCTCGGGcctggccgccagcggctcGCTGCTGAGCGGCATCACCAGCGCCGACCAGATCGTGCGCAACGAGACGATCCTCGCCAACGGCACCATCGTCAACGgcagcacggccgccgccgccgcgctgccgctgtcctcctcctcgtcctcgtcgtcgccgtcagTGCtgacgaccaccaccaccaacgccTCGACGTCCGGCGCCGACCTGAGTAACTCGGCGTTTAGCGTGTTGTTCAGTGTCGTCCAGGTCGCCATCAACATCTCGGTCGGGCTGTCGCTCAGCGCGCTGCTGGTGTATCCGTTtgggaagaggaggagtgGGTTGTTTAGTTTTTAGGTTGGAGAACCAAGGAAAGAGGGGGTGAAGGGGGTTGTTGCCACTTCGATCGGGGAGGGGGTAAGGCGGTTGGGTGGTAATATGGATTTGATATTCGCGGTTGCATGGCGCACAGGATCATGCAAGGTTGGAGGGCATGCCGGCTCGATGCTGGGCCAGCCAATTGTCCTTTTGTTTGGCGTTAATGTCGGGGTTTGGAGTTGGTTCAGCGGATCATGGGACAAGGTCGGCATTTGGTTTGTTGGGAACAAGGTCTGTCAGCGGGAAGCTGTGAACGAATACCATTGATAGACTCGGGCATCCCTGGATTTGGCAGGGTTTGACATGAAAGACAACGAACACATAATAGTAATAGACACGAACTTGCGGAGAGTCGCTGGGTGCGATCATACGACAGTGATCGGAGTCCTACGTGTGTTGGGTTGGTGAAGCTGCGTGCAGCCCAGTTGACTGTTCAGATGAAGCCGAGACACTAGAACTTGGAGAGTTCCAAAGCATACCAGTCCTCGTGCTTTTCCCACAGTTCTCGTCTCTTATTTACCTACCTCTGCTTCAGAACTACTTCACGCTGATCGCTGATCGGATGCGCTAAGGAGGGACTTTGCACATGTGTAAAAAGGTCGCCTCTATTGACACGACTGCCATTCGCAGAGGCAGTGGGCCCGGGAATAGTCTGCTCTTGGGCAAAACCCCTACATTGACGACTTTGACCCAGCCGACCGTGTTCTCATATCACGCCAGTTGCGTACCCGGGTGGAGTAGCGTAAGACTCAAGCCCGGCTTCGGCAGGTAGATTGCCACAGCGGGTCACCGACGCGTGTCAGATCTGGGTCAGACTCTGCGTTCATGGCGGGCATGACGGCACTCAAAATCGGAAGAGCATGGGCACGTTGGTCAAGATCACAGGGCAAGAATTACCATGAAAAAAGCCCATTTCCCATTGTAGTGGTATAATGCGACCTTGCTGTATCGAGGATGAAAAAAAACCTCGCAGGCGCAATCCTCGGAACCCGTGAGCCATAAAAAAATTGCCCAACCCTCTGCGGCAAGCAAAAGCACGCAGCGAAATGGCGGGCGCATAAACTAAGGCAGCCGGCCGAATCCATAAACTCCAATCCGCAAGCCCGCCCAAGCCGCCATTCCCGTCCGGGCCCGTGCTCTCCTGAACGCCGTCGCAAAAACCACTTTACATAACGCTGTTTTTTACACACCGGTCGCAAGCCGCGCACCGGGGCTGGTCATCAAGCCACAGGCTTGATGAAACAAGGCCAACTTAGGCCTTGGCCTGTTCGTCGCCGGCCCGAGGgctggcggcgtcgggcgccTTCTCCGCCGGCTCGGCGGAAGCAaccgcctcggccggcttggcatcagcgccgccggcgacaggGGAAGGAGAAGCCCGCTGCTTCGCAGCAGCGGCCttggcgtcgccgcccgcagtcgcgtcggcctcgtcggccggcgGGGTCTTggtgggcgccgccgcggcagccgagATGCCCTCGACTTCTTCCTTCTTAATGGTCGCGTCGGTGGGCttctcgtcggcggcggagggctCGGCCATATCAACgtccccgtcgccgtcgaccttGGCATTCTCGCCGTCGGGGGCCTGCTCCTTCGCGGCAGGCTTCTCGGCGTCAGCCTTCTCGGTCTCGGCGAGAACTTCGGCCAAGGCCTCGTCGATCATGGTGTCGTCGTTATTGGCAGCCGCCTCGGTGGCAGGCTCGCCGTGGGAAGCAACGCCGGTGTCGATGTCCATTGCATCATCGTCCTTCTTGGCGTTGCGGAAGTTGGTCTCCTGACGGGAACGGCCGATGGCCTTGTAGGAGCCATTGACGCGGGCGAGATTCTCATCGTCAGAGTCCTCGAATTCGTCTTCGCGCTCAACGCGCTTCTCCCACTGACGCTGCGTCACGCGGACGTCCTTGTTCTCGTCCTCATCGCGGTCATCCATCTCGGCATCCTGTTCGTCAGAGGTGCCCAGACCCTGGCGAGGAACGTCTTGCATCTGCACGGAGGGGGCGTGAGCGGTCCGCTTCAGGTTCTCGATGACTgcggccttgatcttctcgAGGTACTCGTAGCTGTTCGCGTTCTCCATGTTGGAGGCGCGCACATCAAGCTCGTAGTCGGGACCATAATACTGCAACCGGTTAGCTGGCTGCACATGGCGCGATTGTCAGTGGAagtaaaaggaaaaagaGAAACTCACTTCGTAGTACTCATTGTACGGCAGGACTGAGTCCATCTCGACGCCGATGAGGCGGCCGGTTTCGTAGGCCCACGTGCGGGCAACGTTGCGCATCGTGtagccaccgccgccaagcacAAGAGTGGGCAGACCGAAAGAGCGCACGTAATTGACGCAGTTTGCGTGACCGCGCATGCTGAGGTTGAAGCAACCCAAGCGGTCGCCGGAGAGGCTATCGCCACCGCACTGGAGAACAACGGCCTCCGGCTGATAGTACTTCATGACGGCCTCGATGACGGGCTCAAAAATGGTCTCGTACGAGACATCGTCGATGCCGTCGCGGAGCGGGAAGTTCACGGCATAGTACTTGCCGTTGCCGATGCCGATGTCGCGAAGCTCGCCGGTGCCGGGGAAGTACTCTCCGTACTTGTGGAACGAAACGGTCATGACGCGATCGGTGGTGTAGAAGGCCTCCtcgacgccatcgccgtGGTGGACGTCAATGTCGACGTAGAGAACGCGCTTCTTGAATCGGAGCAACTCGAGAATGGCAAGAACGATGTCTGCAAAGAGAAAAAGAGTCAGGACAAACCATTGCCACGCGTCCGAGCGAACATAAATAGCCACAAAAAAAACTCGGAAAGCTCATACCATTGACGTAGCAAAAACCGCTAGCCTCGCTCTTCTTCGCGTGGTGAAGACCACCCGCCCAATTGATCGCAATGTCGCACTTCTCGCGGTTGAGGCGGGCCGCACCCTCCATGCTGCCGCCTGCGCTGATGCCGCAGAACTCGAAGAGGCCGTCAAAGACTGGGCAGTCATCGCCGACATTGTACTTGGTCTGCTCTCTCATAAAGGAGTCCATGTTGTCAGGCGTGACCTTCTGGAGGAACTCGATGTACTCGTCGGTGTGAAACTGCGTCATCTCGGACGTCACAGCCGGCTTCGCGCGCTATCGGGAGAGCGGGGAGGGGAAACCGGTCAGCAATTGCGATGGCAAAACATTCTGCGTCGACGCAATCGCGCGAGGACCGACTTACGTAGATCTCCATAAACCGGTAGATGTCGTAGTTCATCACCAGGCTGTGGGCCAGGCGAATACGGTGCGGCTTCATCGGGTGGCCGGTCACGTAGGCATAGTTGCCAATGTCGGAGTCGTAGAAATAAGCGACCCTCTTCTTCGGGGTGTTGAGGCGGTAGTACAGCGGGCGGGAGCGCTCGACACCCGCCGGGTCGGTTGTCTTGGTCATGGTGACCGTGACCGTCTCGTCACCGCCGCGGGCGATTGCGGCCAGTTTGTCGTCGTCCCAAGGAACAGGGTATGCGGGGTGGCCTGCGTCGGGAAGCTCGCTGCCACTTCCGCCGTCGATGTTTTCGTCGTCGCTATCACGGTCGCTGTCGCACACGAACGATGGCTCTTCGTCGCTGGATTCGCTGCTCGACTCCTCGCTGTCCGCGTCGTTGCTGCTTACTTCGTAGTGGTGGTGCGGAGGGACGAAGTCGATTTCGCGGCCGTAGGAAGGACTCGGCTCGAAAATGCGAATGCGCCTGGAGTTCGAGTTGGCTGCAACTGAgcgagaggaagaggccgagATTCCGCTAGCCAGCTCAGGCTTAGCGCCTCTGCCTGTGCTCATCTTGACGCGCATTGGTCAGCTCAGCTCTGGTGGCACGTGCGTTGAGCAATCTGGTGATCGGTGATTGGGTCGGTTAAAAATCGGAAAATCTTCTGCAAGGCTGTGAATTTTATGGGTTTGCCGTTTGGTGGGGCGAGTAATGTGGGGCAACCCCAGCGGGGCTGGAGCCACAAGAACAGCGCACGCACTGGGCCTTAGGTAATCACGCCGCAGGCTGCCCAGGCTTTCGTCAACAACCAGCTGGTGACGGGTCCATCCAGCAACTAACAACGGCAATCAGCACCAAGCTCCAAGGTCCCAGCGACCAGCTCCTCCCTAAATCTCGCCCTTCCGCCTCCGAGTTTGCGCAACAAAAGGCTCGTTCCTTTATCGCAAGCGACCAACCATTGCGCGCCGTCTACTCAGTAGCAGAATTCTTGTCCAGCACTTATCCGCTCCAATGGATCGATTTAGAAGCCTGCTCAGCAGCGGCATGGGCTTCGGCAATGCTGCCCCGGGCACGGTAGGCGCTTCTCCGCGCGGCAACTTGCCAGCCTTTGGCCATTGCTAACGTGGCGCCTGTCCTCAGGATAACACAAACCTGATCGACAACTCCGAGACCGTGCACATCTCGTCCCTGGCCCTGCTCAAGATGCTCCGacacggccgcgccggcgtgccgatGGAAGTCATGGGTCTCATGCTGGGCGAGTTTGTCGACGATTTCACTGTCCGCGTGGTGGATGTGTTTGCCATGCCCCAGAGCGGCACCGGCGTCAGCGTAGAGGCCGTCGACCCGGTCTTCCAGATGAAGATGATGGACATGCTCCGGCAAACAGGCAGGTATGTGATACAACACTTGCGCTCGCGGCTCCATCCCGCACCCGGCCGCTGACGAGTGCTCTGCAAGACCCGAGTCGGTCGTCGGCTGGTACCATTCCCATCCCGGGTTCGGCTGCTGGCTGTCCTCGGTCGACATCAACACGCAGCAGAGCTTCGAACAGCTCACCccccgcgccgtcgccgtcgtcgtcgatcCCATCCAGTCCGTCAAGGGGAAGGTCGTCATCGATGCCTTCCGCCTCATCAACCCCCAGTCCTTGATGATGGGCCAGGAGCCGCGTCAGACGACGTCGAACTTGGGCCACTTGAACAAGCCGTCCATCCAGGCGCTCATCCACGGGCTCAACCGGCACTACTACTCGATCGGCATTAACTACCGCAAAacggcgctcgaggagaaCATGCTGATGAACTTGCACAAGCACCCCTGGACGGACGCGCTGCAGATGGAAGACTTCCGGACCGAGGGCCAGCGGACCAAggagcggctgcagcggctggtcAGCTTGGCCGAGGGCTACGAGAAGCGGGTCAAAGAGGAAACCGAGTTGACTAAGGATCAACTGAAGACGCGCTACGTCGGCAAACTTGATCCAAAGAAGCATCTCGAGGACGTCGGACAGCAGCTGATCGAGGACAACATCGTCGCCGTGTCGAGGCAGATGATCGACAAGGAGGCGACTATGGCGAAAAAGGACGCACCTGCCTGGGTAAACGGGCAGCCGAACGGCGACCAAATGGAGgtagaagaagaggagctcTGAATCACGGACTAATCCAGCATACTCACGGGCGTACGGCCATCCGGTTAAGGCGTTGTATGACTAGGCGTTTTGGCTGATGGAGGGGCTAGGGCGCTAGACTGGTAGCCATGTATCCGATGGAATATCGGTGCCTCGTTTTTGGCAAGTCTCCAGTGCCATCGTGGATTTGAGAAATGCGagcgcgctggccggggtTACAGCTGTGAACGCTGTCAGCGAATCCTTTGTGCCCTGATCGTCTCCCACCCCTTTGTTAACAAAGTTTGGACCGGGGCGGGTGAGCTGAGCTCGGCGTGTGTACAAAGGACTTGTTCTCCTTCGACCTTGCAACCCGACGGCGCACAGGGAAGGCTCAGCCTGAATATAACCCAGGCCCACCCTTGGACACTATGTCGCGTGTGTGTGGACAAGAGATGCTCGCACCATGTTGCAACACCTCCGCTGGAAGGCCATCTCCGTACTGAACTGGCTAACCTGCCGTCGACCAAGAAAGGCAAAACGTCGCAAGCCTTTGGATGATCTCTCGCCTTACTTTTATCCTCCAACGAGTGACGAGAAAGAGCAACTAACCGAGCTTCTGACGTCGTTGAACAACAAGGCCGACTGCAGCGGAGCGCAGACCCAGGCCCCTGACTGGCGTATCGTCGGCTGGCGAGACGGCAGTCTTCATTTGCGGAGGTGCATACAACGTCCTGCTGACATTCAAGCATTGAGAAGCGGACAAACGCGCAATCAGCACGCACAGCCCTCCTGCCACAACCACGAATGGATGATGCCTGCGCAGAAAACAGCACacagggaggaggagctccagTGGAGCAACACCAGAAGACCACaacaagaacaacaacaacagcaacatcCCGCTGCGATCTCTGCCCTCGGCCCCCTTCCCCAGACCCCCTCCTCATTCTCCCAAGCAACTCCCATCATCCCCTCCCACCACCATCCAGACAAATTCCCAAGCCCAACCCCAACTCCTCCCCCTGCCCTCCCCACCCCAACCTCCCGCTCGCCCACGCCAGCCCGCCTCCAGCCGCAGGAGCCCCCGCCGCTCTGCACCGAGCCGCTGACCCCGGCGACGCtcaagctgctgctcgacacGTTCGACCACGCGCTCGCGCACACCCGCTACGCCGTCaccggccacgccgccctcATGGTCTGGGGccaccccggcggcggggcggccgccgccgccgccgcacacGTCAGCGTCGTctgcccggccgccgacaaGCGCGTCA belongs to Thermothielavioides terrestris NRRL 8126 chromosome 5, complete sequence and includes:
- a CDS encoding histone deacetylase-like protein (Contains conserved domain Hist_deacetyl[pfam00850]) translates to MTKTTDPAGVERSRPLYYRLNTPKKRVAYFYDSDIGNYAYVTGHPMKPHRIRLAHSLVMNYDIYRFMEIYRAKPAVTSEMTQFHTDEYIEFLQKVTPDNMDSFMREQTKYNVGDDCPVFDGLFEFCGISAGGSMEGAARLNREKCDIAINWAGGLHHAKKSEASGFCYVNDIVLAILELLRFKKRVLYVDIDVHHGDGVEEAFYTTDRVMTVSFHKYGEYFPGTGELRDIGIGNGKYYAVNFPLRDGIDDVSYETIFEPVIEAVMKYYQPEAVVLQCGGDSLSGDRLGCFNLSMRGHANCVNYVRSFGLPTLVLGGGGYTMRNVARTWAYETGRLIGVEMDSVLPYNEYYEYYGPDYELDVRASNMENANSYEYLEKIKAAVIENLKRTAHAPSVQMQDVPRQGLGTSDEQDAEMDDRDEDENKDVRVTQRQWEKRVEREDEFEDSDDENLARVNGSYKAIGRSRQETNFRNAKKDDDAMDIDTGVASHGEPATEAAANNDDTMIDEALAEVLAETEKADAEKPAAKEQAPDGENAKVDGDGDVDMAEPSAADEKPTDATIKKEEVEGISAAAAAPTKTPPADEADATAGGDAKAAAAKQRASPSPVAGGADAKPAEAVASAEPAEKAPDAASPRAGDEQAKA